A stretch of the Panicum virgatum strain AP13 chromosome 9N, P.virgatum_v5, whole genome shotgun sequence genome encodes the following:
- the LOC120690254 gene encoding shewanella-like protein phosphatase 1, translating to MAVLSLSRLGFVAPPYPRTSSGRLASSCRAIASGGGGPPRRITVAGDPPTVVSAPGRRIVAIGDVHGDLSQTRAALVLAGVLSAESDGHVWTGGRTVLVQVGDILDRGADEIAILSLLSSLNVQAKPQGGAVFQVNGNHETMNVEGDFRYVDPGGFDECMRFLEYLDECDGNWDDAFLNWVNVAERRKKEYRASPNNGDWRSWNFVKKQKGFAARSSLFKRGGPLACELARHPVVLKINDWIFCHGGLLPHHVEYGIGRMNREVSRWMKSSGENSNDETDIPFIATRGYDSVVWSRLYSQDSAERTRRALLLSSIVAEETLESVRAKGMVVGHTPQIHGVNCKCDGKVWCIDVGMSYGVLYSRPEVLEIVNDSPRVLKKRRDSYDEMEVLDYL from the exons ATGGCCGTTCTTTCTCTCAGCAGGCTGGGTTTCGTGGCCCCACCTTATCCTAGGACCAGCAGCGGCAGGCTCGCCTCATCCTGCCGTGCcatcgccagcggcggcggcggacccccACGCCGCAtcaccgtcgccggcgacccgcCCACGGTCGTGTCGGCGCCCGGCCGCCGCATTGTCGCCA TTGGCGACGTCCACGGCGATCTCTCCCAGACGCGAGCCGCGCTGGTGTTGGCCGGTGTCCTCAGCGCGGAATCAGATGGCCATGTGTGGACAGGCGGGCGCACG GTACTTGTTCAAGTTGGGGACATCCTTGATCGTGGTGCAGATGAAATTGCTATACTCTCCCTACTGAGCTCACTGAACGTGCAAGCCAAACCTCAAGGTGGCGCTGTGTTTCAG GTTAATGGGAACCATGAAACCATGAACGTGGAAGGTGATTTCCGATACGTCGATCCGGGAGGCTTTGATGAGTGCATGCGCTTCCTTGAGTACTTGGATGAGTGTGATGGGAACTGGGATGACGCCTTTCTCAACTGGGTTAACGTCGctgaaaggaggaagaaagaatACAGAGCTTCACCTAATAATGGTGACTGGCGTTCTTGGAACTTTGTCAAG AAGCAGAAAGGGTTTGCTGCAAGATCATCGCTTTTCAAGCGAGGTGGCCCGCTAGCTTGTGAATTGGCACGGCATCCTGTTGTCCTTAAGATCAATGACTGGATATTTTGTCATGGTggccttcttcctcatcacg TTGAATACGGGATTGGGCGTatgaacagagaagtgtcaAGGTGGATGAAAAGTTCAGGTGAAAACAGTAATGATGAGACTGACATCCCCTTCATAGCTACTAGAGGTTATGACAGTGTGGTATGGAGCAGATTGTATTCGCAAGACTCTGCTGAAAGGACACGCCGTGCTTTGCTG CTATCTTCCATCGTTGCTGAGGAAACGCTGGAATCTGTCAGAGCAAAGGGGATGGTGGTTGGGCATACTCCTCAGATCCATGGGGTGAATTG CAAATGCGACGGCAAAGTTTGGTGCATTGATGTGGGCATGTCATATGGTGTTCTCTACTCAAGACCAGAG GTCCTAGAAATAGTCAATGATAGTCCAAGGGTTTTGAAGAAGCGGAGGGACTCATATGACGAGATGGAAGTGCTGGACTATTTATAA